The nucleotide window TGTTTCTGCCGGGACTTTGAAGGATCATAGATCACAAAAACTCGATGGCACAGCCACAAGCTCTACACGACCTGTCCATTCCTCTCCTGGCTTCAAGGTGATGGGTTTCTCTATTGCTGCTCCATCAACACAAAGCATCTGCTTATACTCATCGTCGCCAAAATCCACCATTGATTTGGCTTTCTTCTCCCATGGATTCCACACCACTGGAAAAAGACAGATACCAAAAAAGTTTTAGCTATACAAACTAAAGTTGGTAGGATCTTTCATGCTTCTTTGGCAACTACTATCATCATGCTATAATGCACCAAAAGTTTCTGTCATACTACAAATAAATTGTCAATATCCCAATTCCTTGTATTGATGCTACATTCTTTGCCAATGGAGGAAGTACCTCTCTCGAGATTACAAATATTATCAGGTCTTTTAAGAGAAGAATACGTGACTAGAGATGCTGAAGTAAATCCTGGTAAAAATTTAGCCTTAAGGTACAACAACCGTTAGTGGATACTTCCAAATGAGGACATTATCCCCCTCCATGTTAAATTGAAGATACTCACCAGTATCTGGCAATCCTTCCTTCCTTATCAGATATGTTCGTTTCCTTTCATGATCAAGAACAGCGATGCGATTTGGAGAACTAAGGTAGACACGGTCCATCTGCAAGAAACATGAATACTTCTCAATCCTAGAATAATAGGAACACCTTACAGTTGAAAGGCCAATCAATTTATGAAGGTAGAAATAATGCCATCAGATGCTAAATATTTCGACTTCTTCCAAGTAAAATTCAGAAACAACATAAGATGTTAAGTGTCATTtcttcaaatctaagttgctcagactctccaaaaatgttgctgCACCGgtgtcggatccttcaaaaatacactattttcgGAGGATCCGACATGCACCCgtcgacatttttgaagagtccaagcaacatagctTCAAATAGGTGAAAAGGAGCAAAACGATTAAGAGGACTGAGGTAGCATGCAAAGTGGATTCTCTTTCAtgcatattaaattaaatgtaaacaaaaaattgaagtgATTATCAACAAATATAGCTAGAGCAAAAGGTTTAAAATGTCAGAATTAATTTCCTTTCATCAAGACTGTCTATTTGGGAACAATTCttgataaagaaaagaatatccGAAAGATTGACAAATCTCAATCCATGTCTAACTAATTGAAGTTCCTTCAAATTCCGAAGGATGTCTAACCGATTGAAGTTACTATCTTTGATATTTGAAGGAGCTTCAAATAGTGAGATATGGATTAAGCTTTCTCAACCCTTGGgatattcttttctttgttttatctCGGCTGCGaatcgaacctgagacctcatggtGCCCAATCCACTTCATTAACCACTAGGCCACAACCCTTGGATGCATGTAAATATATAGTTCTACTAACCTTTTGACATTTTGATCTAGCTATAATTGTTGATAATTACttgaatttcttgtttttttttatttttttacatctAATTTAGAAAAGCATGAAAGATATCCCACTTTGCTTGCATACTTTTGTCATCTTAATCTGTTCGCTCCAAGTAGATTAAGGACTAAGGAGAGACTGCAAGGACAATGTCTAGACAATTAGCTTTAGAGCTGTAATACACTAATGGAGTAAATGGCCATAAACATCCCTCAATTATACCTAACGCTTAAGCTATATCCTTGCCCCATCACAATAAGCAAAGAGCATCCTAAACTATCCCAAAACTTACAAGTTATGTCCCTCCGTTAGTTTTATGTTCAGAAATAATGGGTTCAACCAGAAGCACAAGACTATCCCACAAATTCAATACATTAGTCACCTTCCCTATGTTATGCCACTTGGGACACGAAAGCTGGAGCTAATGCTAAAAAGATTCAGCAAACcttaatatcaaatcaaattgttCAGTTGAACTGTTGtagaaacaaaacaataatattcTTACCAAAAATTACAAGGATATCTATATCTTCGTTATTTTCAACACATGAATAATTGGTTATAAGTAAACTTATAAATTGTTTTATGAATTCCAAGTGAGTAActattaattatacataaaagACTTCAAGTTATAAAGGTAAAAGACGAATTATGTATCTCATTTGCACATGAAGTAAACTATTTTAAAGGGTCattataattatacatataaagGGTTCAAGAATTACAGACGAATTACGTATCTCATTATAAAGGGTTCACGATTGTCATAGGGTCTTCTATAGAGTTACTCTTGAAGATATCTTATGCCACCATGAATAATGATATTTCATCTTTCATCAATAACCACAAAGTTTTGAGATAATGTAGCTTGTATTGAAATATGTACCTCAGATTCAAAAGTAATGGCATCTCCTTGTTCAGTAAAGCGTTCTTTCTGGCATAGGTTGTCCAGATAGTCCAGTGTTTCTAAACCTTCGACCCTTATTTCACTGTGGATAAGATTTCATGTAATAGTCTAAGATATTGGGAAGAACACAAGTCATTAAATTATTGTGCAACACATAATATAATGAAtgatataaaacaaaattgCTGTCTTCTTCTCTGAAATTTAAACTGCTACAAAATTTTCGCTGAAAAAAAGTATAAAGATGCTGGGGAGGGGATAAACTCATAAATGCTTCCAACATCAGTAGAAATGTTGATAAACAGGAagtacaaaataatgaataGGAAGCTCTTCTCTTATAGGAGAGGGGCAattgaatgaaaaagaaattgttcaagaagtgtgagaaaaaatcataaaagaaataGCTTTCAACTAAAGACGCAGACGATGAAGGAAAACATACTTTAATAATGTAGCTTGCGGAAACCTTAAGACGGGACATAGGGGCAAAAAGGTATGAAGGTATGACATCGCAGCCCAGttacaaaagaataaaaagggAATAACATACCTTATGTCGGAAACAGAGAAGTATGTATGATAAGCAAATGAGAAGCTGAATTGTTTGCCATTAATGTTTCTGATACGAGATATCAAGGACAAGCTTCCATCTGATGCCAGCGTAACTCGGAGGCGAAACTCAAAACTAGAAAGTATTAATGAAGAGACTCATCAGTAACTTCAAAAGCTATAACTGTAAGAAACCAAGCATAAAACTGACTTTTGACATGAAATACAGTCAGAAGTTGACTTCCATTTCTAGCATGGAAGTACTTCACTTTCCTATCTATCCATGAATTAGTTTTGACATCATGGTCAAAATAAACTAGGTACTATATCTCAGCAGAAAATAGTCTTGAAAGCTTCCAATTTAATGAAATCGAAAGCATCCAACTTCCAAGTTAGCTAATTTAAGTCTGTTCTTCCAATTCTTTCTAATCTTTGATATTTATATAGGTGCTGATTTTATGATCATGTTCTCAtgaagtcaattttttttttttttgagaaaatgttcTCATGAAGTCATTTTCAAAAGCAAAGAGGATTTTGAGATAATAAAGACTATATGCATTCAACTTAAACAATCGTAGATTTTGACATGGACGACAAATAGCTTTTGATTCTATATCTAAAGCTCCATACTGGAACCACCTAAAGTTTGCTACACATGATGACCATACCCGTGGGGCCAGAACCTCAGATCATCTTCTGAAGGTTTGAGCAGCAAGTCAATGAAAGATTTTCCTTGTGGGTCATATGTGAATAAAGATGGAGGGTCATCCTCAATGGTCCAGATTCTGTTTCTTGTGAATCCAAGTTGCTCAAGTGAACCACCATTTCCATACTGCAGCATAATTAAGATAATCAAACAAAATGCTGGAGAGTACTCACTGGAAGAAATTCAAGAAGATAGATAGAATTGCACATTCAAAGGGACCTGGGGAAAACAAGCAGAGATTCCTCCTCGTGTAGcttttggagacttgaagatGCTCTAAAACATAAGAGCAAAATTAGAATATGAAACAGAAACAGCATTCACACTTGATCAATTACAAATACAGCTTTCCTCTAAGCACATGGCGTTGCAATTTGCAAGTAAAAGATGATTTAATAAGTGTCCTGTCTACATCAAACACCAAATTGAAATTGTAGGACTAAACACCCTCAATGAGTCAACTTTGCACATTTTGCTGACTCTTGCCTACAACATTGGAGCAACATATAGTTCCAACCTTTACACCAAAGACAAGTTATATAGAACTTAAAGGaaagtttataaaataaaaaaaatagaacttaTAAAGAAAAAGCGCCAATCCTAACAGCTATAGATCTCCATCACTAGCCAAAATACAAGCTTTACTCATAAGAATTAACTTCCAGTAAAATGGAAAACCTCACCTTACTGCTATTGAATAGGAGCTCTTCCCCTCGTTCATTCCGCCAAGACGTAACTTGTCCTCCTTGCAAGCTAACCTGAAATAAAGGAATCTGACAATAACCATAGAGCATTGGGGAAATAAAGGTCTGCTAATCGGAGATCCCATTCCAATTACAACAGGTCAAATGAGTAATGACATTAACGACTATGTAATTGATAGAAGATTTCAAAGATGATTTCCTTCATTAATGATCTAACAGATGCATTTAGAATCATCAAGTCATTAGATCTAATTAAAGTAACAAAGAGTTTACAGAATCTAACCCGTGCAGAGGCACCCTGAGGGTTCCGAAGCACAACCTGTTCAATCCCATTCCAATCTTTTGTTACTTCAGTTGCTGCTGTATGGTCCCAGACTGCTGCATAGTGCCCCATTTGCTAAGCACTTCTTTCTTGGTTCACAATATCTCTAAGAAATATCCTTGAAAACCCTTACTATGCTATTTGAACCTAAAACTGCTTCCAGCAATGAATCGACCAGACAAATACCTCCagtatatatatgattttttcaaCTATCTTAAACACAACCCTTCCTGGAATCTTGTAATCTAGTGAACCCCACAATACAAAAAATCTTCAACACCAATCTGCCTTTTCTATTCTGAACTTTTTCACAAACTCTCACATTCAATGTAATTTACTCAAATTAAACTTTCCTTTATCAGCAAATCAGACTTCTAACTTGAACAACAAAAAGCAACACCATCTTCTTAAGCTACCCCAAGAAACCAACAAAATGTGACATTTGGCAACAAAATGTAGAAGTACCCAAATCGTAGCTAAATGCACGGTGCAGCATGTGATATTTACCTaaggaaaaagacaaataaatctTGTAAGTTAATGAAGTAACAAACAtacaaaaagttaaaaaaatttacttcaAAAGTGAACTTCTATTACCAGTTCTCTGACCTAGACCACAAAATTCTCAACACAAGATAAAATCCCAAGTTTCAAAACTTGAACAGATTCAGTAAAATCAACAATTGTAGTATTTGCACCCCCATTAAACTAACCCccatttgtaaaaaaaaaaagtagtgaCAATGTACCTAATATTTCCAGAAATTACCAACAAAACTTCCAAAGAAAGAAAACCCCATTTCAAGGAAGcaacaaaatatgaataaaatagaGGAAAACCTTAAAGATCTCGACTTTATTCAATGCACAGAGTGTAATGCAAACAAGATGGAAGAAGAAGTAGTGCATTAATTAACAGCAATTAAGACTTAAAACGCAGATAATAATAGAATAATAAAGGTGTTAAACCTTTCTTGGAGCAGGCAAATCTTGAAAACTTTGCAAGAGACTCAAGTATAATACTGCATTAACGATTAAAGGGTGTAgcaaaaattgaatcttttttcttcttggcTGCGCAAATGGGGTCaagattttacaaataaaaagggAGGGATTTTTGAGGAGATGCGAAGAGGTATGACTACAGGTGACGATTCAATTTTCAATTATCTTGAGAAAACTTTTAGgggaaaataataaaacaaatcaaataaggaaagaagtTAAATTAACGAGAGAAAGCAAGAGAGCTCAGGTGCTTTTGAGTGATTTGTGacgaaattataatttttattcaaaCTATATATTCCCTCCGTGAcatagtttgacttggcacgaaattttagaaaataaaaaagatttttaaattttgtggtcctaaattaaagttatgccaaatatattaaattgtcCTTCAATCTTGTGGCTTTAAATAGGTCACgtagaaaattgaaattaaaatgttaccaaaaaaggaaagaggtcattctttctgaaacagactaaaaaggaaaggatgtcatttttttttaaacggagtatgtaatattttaatatatatcttTGAAAATGATTTGGTACATGAACGGTTTTTAATATTTAGAATAGTTAGATAAAGTTTAGTTTAAGGTGTTgtgaaaaaagaattttttatttttagataagACAGAGAAAAGATAAgagaaaaaaagttatatagATTTGTGTTGATCAAAATAGGGTGTATATATAGAGAGGTGTTTTTTCGATGGTAAGTTAACTTTTTTAGTAATAAATTGTTTGATTGCATTAAAACAAGCAAAATAATTTACATAATACGTAgatgtaaataataatatttttacaaaaagtTTTTTACACATCAATGATGGACATTCCCTTTTGAGACAACACATCCAACATATATCCAAACACAACTTTTACTTTCAAACGAAGGGTTATTTGATAGTTGATTAGATTTTAAAGTTATTACATGCATTagtgatgtatataaaaattaatcatggagaaatttatatattattttatacttaaattagttatataggatttgattatttatgtattagtcATTCCATCTACACATAATATTACTTGTGTGTGATTTAATACATGTATCCTTCTAATTATAAATCAAACAACCTTTTAGGACGTGCTTGGTacagaagaaaatatttttaaaatttttatatttggttgatcaaaatatttgaataataacTTTTCTTTAGGAGAAGTGAAGAACAGACTTCTTACAAATAAGGAAAATGATTACCGAAATAGAAAAAACAAGTTTCATAAGTGACTTCAAATTCATTATCTCTTTCTAAGTTCCATGGCCTCCTTGACCACCCCACTCCACCAAGGCCGACTCAACAACATTGGGGTCCTCAAGCGAAACTTAAGAGAGGGgccttaatatttaattttttcatcatatatacttttatttaaaatctacttttctAACTATTTTAGATGCGAAGTCATTAAGTactattttataatcaatttgttttaataattccttttcaaatgataatatagctaattcattcaatctctcttgagacattatattgttgatcttaaagaagatttaatcaattttttatttcgaAAAAACTTCTTTCGACTGAGGCAATGGTTACAAGAATTGtgaacattattctataagcaatatgtgtatttggaaaagaatcaagtctttttattagAATGGAGATTTTCATTagatcattatcttctacttgtattgtttcccttaacacttttaattcaaaaaataaatcaagatcatcaatatcAGAATAACTATTATGTGTTAAAGAAAGTTTAAGGTTAagccaatatttttttttaatgagatCATGTAGTGATCTCAATAATTTATcactaaataagaaatcaaaaatattttcatatgctttaattggttcaaatctattttgaagtgaaaaaacagtttgatctactctacatatataaagcaattaactctaaaagattcttcaagggaCTTTGTGATTTCGCTATCTATATTCtcatcaaattgtttcttacgaaattcaggtttattttcatctcatattcaatttccttagtagaaatcataacactcatagtacatataattttttttaaaaataacatatataagtaattgtttttaaaaaatgagagcCCCAAAATATATGAGATCTCAAGCGATGACTTTAGTGGCCTAGGGATTAAGACGGCCCTGCACTCCACAATCatattttatcaatattatatataaatatgtttaaGACAATTTTTGTTACTCACATATTAAACATTGTATGAAAAAATGTGagaaaattacttaatttttaaaataaatcacgAAAAATATCTTCGATCATACCAAGCACCAGTTGTTGATGTGACCACATCTATatcatcatataaaaataaatataagagaaaTTTTGTAATAGTACATGCATGAATATGTAGTGTATGTGAATAAAGCGAAATAGATACGTAAGTTCATATACAACCAAGCCTCAATTAAATGATTGAtcaattatagcaaaaagaatATTATCCATCTGTCTTATGCAAGTCAAAATCATAGTAAATGAAGTTCGAATTTCATGGGCATCAACATCATATATAGGTGTTACAtattaatcaataaaaaatgaTCGGTTAGAAAATCGTgaggttttaaattttaatttttgacataagcaagaaaaaatatattataattatataaatagagttattcaatatttaatgataaagcTAGTTTTGTAAAATAACAACATATAGATCTTTCATACTATACGTtaaatttctttgatttttttatattttgaggtGATTCCTTGGTAAAAATCTTAGTTTTGCTATTATTGATACATACGTCGTGCTGATaagaatatttaataaaattaattaagataCGCACATATTATCGCAAACAAcctaatttttataaaaaaagaagttggAAATCATCACAAAGACATAGAGACAAGCATATATATGAAGCAatcttttttattgaaaaatatggTGCGTTGTCTTGTGCATGAGAGTCTCATGTGCTTCTCCAACTTTTGCCCATCAAATATCAGACATTATTGTTTCCtcatcaaaaaaagaaatagtacTTCTTTAGATTTGTGCCATGTTCAAGATagatataaactttaaaaaatatgtttttatatagtGTATATACATAAAGTTGGACTTTAAATTAGCTAAGTTCTATATTATTACTAGACATATGACAGTGTACGGTGTACTATTGAataattcataatttgactTTAATTTGTGGTTGGACAttgaatgattatttttttcaaatatcgTCTTTACTTAGACAGATCTTGTTTTTATCAATGgtctatataataaaataacgTAAAACTACTCGACCCAAAATCTGAGGTATTAATTATTAACAAAGGTTTCGCAATTAATTGGTGATATTGAAATAATGAGATAATATCTCTGACTGTCACTTAACAATAAAACTTTTTCACAAAAAGtcactcaaattttttttttaactcaaaagttaCTTTATGAACTTTTTCACACAAATTCAttcaactttgatttttaactcaaaagatgTTCAACTATGGTAGTGTTTGATTGATTGGTGGtagtaattaaataactaatttctaaaatgattttgacataacacaatacaatacatatcTAGTTGGTTGTATAAAAGtaatgacatatatatgtataacttaTGGACATAATGCTTGATTGATTAGtgatagtaattaataataggtgaattattattttaagaaatctCATTAATTCGGTAATTGGGcatttatgaattattttatgcGTGCGAGAAATGCGATATAGAATGTCATTTTCAAGTAATTCACGTGTAGTATGAGTAATCTCTTTATTACTCAATACATAGCACTCTTCTCATTATCGATCAATcacgaataataaataattaataactagTATATGAATCAAACGAAACGATGCAATAATTGAATCCTCAACGTCAAAGAGAAATAGCTGCGCTCATAAATACAGGTAGCAAATTTTCATTTGGCACTATGAATGACTCACAACTTCAGTTTTCAATTCTTACGTCTCAAAACACACATATACAACACATGATGTTTGACACACAACACGTTGGATTATGACTAGGAAATAAAGTTTCAATCATTTTTTCGGATTTTCCTATTACAATATGCTAATATACTTATATCACTTGCtacgaaaatatttttcaaatgacaAATTGAAGGTTGTGGATATTTTTTCCTATTCATGTGGTTGTAATGGCATTTTAATTccaaaggaaaagaaaacaacTCATAGGGGACAATATGCataccaacatgggttgtggtgcactggtgggagtgcttcatccttaatcagaggtctcgagttcaagccctgggtatggagaaaatcatgttgggagcgccacccccgaaTGTGCCCTGCAGAGCGTGATCCAGATTTAGTCGGAACTCCAATGTGGGCTCTGAACACCgagtgggaaaccaaaaaaaaaaaagggacaaTATGCATGATGGTTACGAACAATGGCAAAAGTAGAATTTTcactgaaaaattaaaatataaataaataagtacaTGAACTCACGAAGTCAagagaattatatatatatcaacttgTCCAAATTAACAAACGCAGGTCAAATGGTCGTTTATCCATTTAAATCATAGTTTTTCTTATTTAGTAAGTTGATAAGCTTTGAACGATTTACCACTAGCTAATTCTttctcttaaaaagaaaaaactaatcGTTGGGAATAAAAAAGACTTAgccaattaatatatatatattggctAGTTTGTACGTATAAAGTTCTCCcatatattattattcataTTCACATTTTCATCCtaagaaaattcattttttttgttattatatcttttttgtgttcattcaaaataaaaaagatgataGTAAAGTGGATTCTTGTAAGTGAATTGAATATAAATTCAGCTAAGAGAATTCGAATGAACCCTTAGCTCCGACCCTAATTACAAAAGACCATATAAGCAAATATCAACTAATTCGGA belongs to Solanum stenotomum isolate F172 chromosome 1, ASM1918654v1, whole genome shotgun sequence and includes:
- the LOC125850570 gene encoding putative glucose-6-phosphate 1-epimerase, whose product is MGHYAAVWDHTAATEVTKDWNGIEQVVLRNPQGASARVSLQGGQVTSWRNERGEELLFNSSKSIFKSPKATRGGISACFPQYGNGGSLEQLGFTRNRIWTIEDDPPSLFTYDPQGKSFIDLLLKPSEDDLRFWPHGFEFRLRVTLASDGSLSLISRIRNINGKQFSFSFAYHTYFSVSDISEIRVEGLETLDYLDNLCQKERFTEQGDAITFESEMDRVYLSSPNRIAVLDHERKRTYLIRKEGLPDTVVWNPWEKKAKSMVDFGDDEYKQMLCVDGAAIEKPITLKPGEEWTGRVELVAVPSSFCDL